A stretch of the Panicum virgatum strain AP13 chromosome 9N, P.virgatum_v5, whole genome shotgun sequence genome encodes the following:
- the LOC120690000 gene encoding zinc finger protein 1-like, whose translation MTSMELLHAVIPEKQREDAAAALAPATTTSSSATATSGDEGSHVPQGWTKRKRSRRQRSEEENLALCLLMLSRGGNHRVQAPPPVPAAAPAAAEFKCSVCGKSFSSYQALGGHKTSHRAKLPTPPASAGAPAAPVVEAPALITVVVPPPIEVREPATSSTAASSDGAAASSRVHRCSICHKEFPTGQALGGHKRKHYDGGAGSAAAAASTDLLAAAAAAETSEVGSSGNGSSAARAFDLNLPAVPEFVFRCGKAGKMWEQDEEVQSPLAFKKPRLLMTA comes from the coding sequence ATGACTTCCATGGAGCTGCTCCACGCCGTGATCCCGGAGAAGCAGCGCGAGGACGCGGCGGCAGCTctggcgccggcgacgacgacgagcagcAGCGCCACCGCCACGAGCGGCGACGAGGGCTCCCACGTGCCGCAAGGGTGGACCAAGAGGAAGCGCTCGCGCCGCCAGCGGTCCGAGGAGGAGAACCTCGCGCTCTGCCTCCTCATGCTCTCCCGCGGCGGCAACCACCGCGTCcaggccccgccgccggtccccgccgcggcgccggccgccgcggagtTCAAGTGCTCCGTCTGCGGCAAGTCCTTCAGCTCCTACCAGGCGCTGGGGGGCCACAAGACCAGCCACCGCGCCAAGCTGCCGACCCCTCCTGCTTCCGCGGGCGCTCCGGCCGCACCCGTCGTGGAGGCCCCCGCCCTAATCACCGTCGTCGTCCCGCCGCCGATCGAGGTCCGCGAGCCGGCCACTTCATCCACCGCCGCGTCCTCCGACGGGGCGGCCGCCTCGAGCAGAGTCCACAGGTGCTCCATCTGCCACAAGGAGTTCCCCACCGGGCAGGCTCTCGGCGGGCACAAGAGGAAGCActacgacggcggcgcgggcagcgccgccgccgccgcctccaccgatctcctggccgccgccgcggccgccgagacGTCCGAGGTGGGGAGCTCCGGCAACGGCAGCTCCGCGGCCCGGGCGTTCGACCTGAACCTCCCGGCCGTGCCGGAGTTCGTGTTCCGGTGCGGCAAGGCCGGCAAGATGTGGGAGCAGGACGAGGAGGTGCAGAGCCCGCTGGCGTTCAAGAAGCCCCGCCTCCTGATGACCGCGTGA